One segment of Anguilla anguilla isolate fAngAng1 chromosome 1, fAngAng1.pri, whole genome shotgun sequence DNA contains the following:
- the phactr4b gene encoding phosphatase and actin regulator 4B isoform X1 has protein sequence MATCLHLHLHLRRCHSWSPDDEVDHQHSTTGTEGGNSGDTTPPTKRKGKFSSLGKIFKPWKWRKKKSSEKFKETSEVLERKMSMRRPREELIEKGVLKEIPDNEGVEVHSSKPPHVKNGHTVPVSGAGGAGRPPSEGDFRVNPTWLPQGGERRSRPPPGDGEKKAGLQWQGEEGRRPGRLHPDTEKKPVLQKAPSEDGRRTRPPSDAERKTPLPRHASAEEGRTRRESNGSRFVPDSESLRDTLREPLPPKQAMLPPKWLVSSTPEPGSEAPPRVPVSVATPSYSTSSGSSSSSSSSAVSALAKPARNVSSAGPNPPSPAAGPLVPSASAPPGPLQVKQPPAPPPKPLNRNSNPAMLASPLQRGDNMHFPLYWSCWKREGEYDVYLSLPVYLCRRAGAPRPAELSQASGGVSLVPAKPSPPMPPKRTTPVTKRNTEEPSPSALPLPAPHPAPLSEEDFQLLPPPPSPPLPTHVPPSPPRSLPHTHHHHLAHQHSYPHPLPQPIPAPFDPPSPSSEPPRQPPIPLHIMIQRALSSPGPAVPNPDGSHRAHSLLFETPPEYARPLPVTIQPLKQAEDDYSDEEEEEEEEEEPIPEPLPLQPDLEPRSRRCLVGDVGVTIIPEGEGPETSEEEEEEEGEEEEEEVEELAEEEEQDEDSDSDGPVLYKDDDSDEDEDEECPSSSLASRVRRKDTLALKLSSRPSAPERIAREEQSALSWQSREQWEAIRTQIGTALTRRLSQRPTAEELEQRNILPPKNEADRQAEVREIKRRLTRKLSQRPTVAELQARKILRFHEYVEVTNAQDYDRRADKPWTKLTPADKAAIRKELNEFKSSEMEVHEDSRIYTRFHRP, from the exons acgATGAAGTGGACCACCAGCACAGCACCACGGGGACTGAGGGGGGGAACTCTGGGGACACTACTCCACCCACCAAGCGCAAGGGCAAGTTCTCCAGCCTGGGGAAGATCTTCAAGCCCTGGAAATGGAGGAAAAAGAAGAGCAGCGAGAAGTTTAAGGAAACTTCAGAAG TTCTGGAAAGAAAGATGTCGATGAGGCGGCCTCGGGAAGAGCTCATCGAGAAGGGAGTGCTGAAGGAGATACCAGATAACG AGGGAGTGGAGGTGCACAGCTCGAAGCCCCCCCATGTGAAGAACGGACACACGGTCCCtgtgagcggggcggggggtgcagGCCGGCCCCCCTCAGAGGGGGACTTCAGGGTCAACCCCACCTGGCTGCCACAGGGCGGGGAGCGGAggagccgcccccccccaggggacGGGGAGAAGAAGGCGGGGCTTCAgtggcagggagaggaggggcgtCGCCCAGGCAGGCTCCACCCTGACACAGAGAAGAAGCCTGTCCTGCAGAAGGCCCCGTCAGAGGATGGCCGCAGGACACGCCCCCCTTCAGACGCCGAGCGcaaaacccccctcccccgacacGCCTCGGCCGAGGAGGGCCGAACACGCAGAG AGTCCAATGGCAGCCGCTTCGTGCCAGACAGCGAGTCGCTGCGGGACACACTGAGGGAGCCGCTGCCTCCCAAACAGGCCATGCTGCCCCCTAAATGGCTGGTGAGCTCCACCCCAGAGCCCGGGAGCGAAGCCCCTCCCCGCGTGCCCGTCTCCGTGGCCACACCCTCCTACTCCAcctcctccggctcctcctcgtcctcctcctcctctgccgtGAGCGCGCTGGCCAAACCTGCGCGGAACGTCTCTTCCGCCGGTCCCAACCCGCCATCGCCGGCCGCTGGGCCCCTCGTCCCCTCCGCCtcggccccgcccggccccctGCAGGTCAAAcagccgcccgcccccccgccgaaGCCCCTCAACCGCAACAGCAACCCGGCCATGCTCG CCTCCCCCCTGCAGAGGGGGGATAACATGCACTTCCCCCTGTACTGGTCCTGCTGGAAGCGTGAGGGCGAATACGACGTCTACCTGTCCCTCCCCGTGTACCTGTGCCGTCGCGCTGGAGCGCCCCGCCCAG CAGAACTGTCCCAGGCGTCTGGAGGGGTCAGTCTGGTGCCGGCCAAGCCCTCCCCACCCATGCCCCCGAAGAGAACCACACCTGTCACCAAGCGCAACACAGAGGagccctccccctctgccttgCCCCTTccagccccccaccctgcccccctgtCTGAGGAGGACTTCCAGCtgctcccacctcccccctcccctcctttacCCACTCATGTGCCCCCTTCTCCGCCTCgctccctcccccacacccaccaccaccacctcgcCCACCAGCACTCCTACCCGCACCCCCTGCCCCAGCCTATCCCCGCCCCCTTcgacccccccagccccagctctgagcccccccgccagccccccaTCCCACTGCACATCATGATCCAGCGGGCCCTGTCCAGCCCCGGGCCGGCCGTGCCAAATCCCGATGGGTCCCATCGCGCCCACTCGCTGCTCTTCGAAACCCCGCCCGAATACGCTCGTCCCCTGCCCGTCACCATCCAGCCCCTCAAACA gGCTGAGGATGACTACtcagatgaagaagaagaagaggaggaggaggaggagcctatcccagagcccctccccctgcagccgGACCTTGAGCCACGCAGTCGCAGGTGCCTGGTGGGGGATGTGGGTGTGACCATCATccccgagggggaggggccagagaccagcgaggaggaggaggaggaagagggggaagaagaggaggaggaagtggaggagctagcagaagaggaggagcaggatgaAGACAGTGACTCAGATGGGCCAGTTCTCTATAAAGATGATGACTccgatgaagatgaagatgaagaatgCCCGTCCA GCTCTCTGGCCAGCAGGGTGAGGAGGAAGGACACTCTGGCGCTGAAGCTCAGCAGTCGACCGTCGGCTCCTGAGCGGATAGCGCGAGAGGAGCAGAGCGCCCTCTCCTGGCAGAGCAGGGAGCAGTGGGAGGCTATCCGCACACAGATCGGCACTGCACTTACCAG GCGACTGAGCCAGAGGCCAACAGCAGAGGAGTTGGAGCAGAGAAACATCCTGCCGC CCAAGAatgaggcagacaggcaggcggaAGTGAGAGAAATCAAACGGCGGCTCACCAGGAAG TTGAGTCAGAGGCCCACCGTGGCAGAGCTCCAGGCCCGGAAGATTCTGCGCTTCCATGAGTACGTGGAGGTCACCAACGCTCAAGATTATGACCGGCGCGCTGACAAGCCCTGGACTAAACTAACGCCTGCTGACAAG gcCGCGATCCGGAAGGAGCTGAACGAGTTTAAGAGCTCAGAGATGGAGGTGCATGAAGACAGCAGAATCTACACAAG GTTTCATCGCCCATAG
- the phactr4b gene encoding phosphatase and actin regulator 4B isoform X6 encodes MATCLHLHLHLRRCHSWSPDDEVDHQHSTTGTEGGNSGDTTPPTKRKGKFSSLGKIFKPWKWRKKKSSEKFKETSEVLERKMSMRRPREELIEKGVLKEIPDNEGVEVHSSKPPHVKNGHTVPVSGAGGAGRPPSEGDFRVNPTWLPQGGERRSRPPPGDGEKKAGLQWQGEEGRRPGRLHPDTEKKPVLQKAPSEDGRRTRPPSDAERKTPLPRHASAEEGRTRRESNGSRFVPDSESLRDTLREPLPPKQAMLPPKWLVSSTPEPGSEAPPRVPVSVATPSYSTSSGSSSSSSSSAVSALAKPARNVSSAGPNPPSPAAGPLVPSASAPPGPLQVKQPPAPPPKPLNRNSNPAMLELSQASGGVSLVPAKPSPPMPPKRTTPVTKRNTEEPSPSALPLPAPHPAPLSEEDFQLLPPPPSPPLPTHVPPSPPRSLPHTHHHHLAHQHSYPHPLPQPIPAPFDPPSPSSEPPRQPPIPLHIMIQRALSSPGPAVPNPDGSHRAHSLLFETPPEYARPLPVTIQPLKQAEDDYSDEEEEEEEEEEPIPEPLPLQPDLEPRSRRCLVGDVGVTIIPEGEGPETSEEEEEEEGEEEEEEVEELAEEEEQDEDSDSDGPVLYKDDDSDEDEDEECPSSSLASRVRRKDTLALKLSSRPSAPERIAREEQSALSWQSREQWEAIRTQIGTALTRRLSQRPTAEELEQRNILPPKNEADRQAEVREIKRRLTRKLSQRPTVAELQARKILRFHEYVEVTNAQDYDRRADKPWTKLTPADKAAIRKELNEFKSSEMEVHEDSRIYTRFHRP; translated from the exons acgATGAAGTGGACCACCAGCACAGCACCACGGGGACTGAGGGGGGGAACTCTGGGGACACTACTCCACCCACCAAGCGCAAGGGCAAGTTCTCCAGCCTGGGGAAGATCTTCAAGCCCTGGAAATGGAGGAAAAAGAAGAGCAGCGAGAAGTTTAAGGAAACTTCAGAAG TTCTGGAAAGAAAGATGTCGATGAGGCGGCCTCGGGAAGAGCTCATCGAGAAGGGAGTGCTGAAGGAGATACCAGATAACG AGGGAGTGGAGGTGCACAGCTCGAAGCCCCCCCATGTGAAGAACGGACACACGGTCCCtgtgagcggggcggggggtgcagGCCGGCCCCCCTCAGAGGGGGACTTCAGGGTCAACCCCACCTGGCTGCCACAGGGCGGGGAGCGGAggagccgcccccccccaggggacGGGGAGAAGAAGGCGGGGCTTCAgtggcagggagaggaggggcgtCGCCCAGGCAGGCTCCACCCTGACACAGAGAAGAAGCCTGTCCTGCAGAAGGCCCCGTCAGAGGATGGCCGCAGGACACGCCCCCCTTCAGACGCCGAGCGcaaaacccccctcccccgacacGCCTCGGCCGAGGAGGGCCGAACACGCAGAG AGTCCAATGGCAGCCGCTTCGTGCCAGACAGCGAGTCGCTGCGGGACACACTGAGGGAGCCGCTGCCTCCCAAACAGGCCATGCTGCCCCCTAAATGGCTGGTGAGCTCCACCCCAGAGCCCGGGAGCGAAGCCCCTCCCCGCGTGCCCGTCTCCGTGGCCACACCCTCCTACTCCAcctcctccggctcctcctcgtcctcctcctcctctgccgtGAGCGCGCTGGCCAAACCTGCGCGGAACGTCTCTTCCGCCGGTCCCAACCCGCCATCGCCGGCCGCTGGGCCCCTCGTCCCCTCCGCCtcggccccgcccggccccctGCAGGTCAAAcagccgcccgcccccccgccgaaGCCCCTCAACCGCAACAGCAACCCGGCCATGCTCG AACTGTCCCAGGCGTCTGGAGGGGTCAGTCTGGTGCCGGCCAAGCCCTCCCCACCCATGCCCCCGAAGAGAACCACACCTGTCACCAAGCGCAACACAGAGGagccctccccctctgccttgCCCCTTccagccccccaccctgcccccctgtCTGAGGAGGACTTCCAGCtgctcccacctcccccctcccctcctttacCCACTCATGTGCCCCCTTCTCCGCCTCgctccctcccccacacccaccaccaccacctcgcCCACCAGCACTCCTACCCGCACCCCCTGCCCCAGCCTATCCCCGCCCCCTTcgacccccccagccccagctctgagcccccccgccagccccccaTCCCACTGCACATCATGATCCAGCGGGCCCTGTCCAGCCCCGGGCCGGCCGTGCCAAATCCCGATGGGTCCCATCGCGCCCACTCGCTGCTCTTCGAAACCCCGCCCGAATACGCTCGTCCCCTGCCCGTCACCATCCAGCCCCTCAAACA gGCTGAGGATGACTACtcagatgaagaagaagaagaggaggaggaggaggagcctatcccagagcccctccccctgcagccgGACCTTGAGCCACGCAGTCGCAGGTGCCTGGTGGGGGATGTGGGTGTGACCATCATccccgagggggaggggccagagaccagcgaggaggaggaggaggaagagggggaagaagaggaggaggaagtggaggagctagcagaagaggaggagcaggatgaAGACAGTGACTCAGATGGGCCAGTTCTCTATAAAGATGATGACTccgatgaagatgaagatgaagaatgCCCGTCCA GCTCTCTGGCCAGCAGGGTGAGGAGGAAGGACACTCTGGCGCTGAAGCTCAGCAGTCGACCGTCGGCTCCTGAGCGGATAGCGCGAGAGGAGCAGAGCGCCCTCTCCTGGCAGAGCAGGGAGCAGTGGGAGGCTATCCGCACACAGATCGGCACTGCACTTACCAG GCGACTGAGCCAGAGGCCAACAGCAGAGGAGTTGGAGCAGAGAAACATCCTGCCGC CCAAGAatgaggcagacaggcaggcggaAGTGAGAGAAATCAAACGGCGGCTCACCAGGAAG TTGAGTCAGAGGCCCACCGTGGCAGAGCTCCAGGCCCGGAAGATTCTGCGCTTCCATGAGTACGTGGAGGTCACCAACGCTCAAGATTATGACCGGCGCGCTGACAAGCCCTGGACTAAACTAACGCCTGCTGACAAG gcCGCGATCCGGAAGGAGCTGAACGAGTTTAAGAGCTCAGAGATGGAGGTGCATGAAGACAGCAGAATCTACACAAG GTTTCATCGCCCATAG